TGGGGAAATAAAAATCACTCCTGAAACTTCAGAGCTTTGAATATGGGAGTTACAGATCCCGTGCAAATATAAAGTACGTGCTGGGTGTCATTGCTTTGGTGGTGACATCGTGCTCCATACAGAGCCGCAGAGTTGTCTGACTTGGGTGGTCGTGTGTGTTTGTTCTGGCAATGCTCACTAAAACATGGGTCCTACATGAAACTATTtcagcaatttttaaatgtttgagaaGTTACAAAATCTTTCTTTCACAGGGGTCTTTTGCCTTTGGTCTTTACCATTTTGTCTTTTCACAGGGCTTGGGTTAGTATAGTTCATCCATGTAGCATTTTCTGGGTGCACATGTGGCCTGAACCTCAGGCTGCGCTGCCAGAAAAGTACTCCTCTTTTAAATGACTCATGGGGAGAACATCATCTTCCCTCAGCTCTTCCTGCTGCTTTTGAAGTTTATCCTGGTTTATCAGGAGGGACGGGTGCATTTGGCTTTTAGGAGGTGCTCGTAACTCAACCCCAAGTTTCCATATGAAAACAAGGTGAagcaatttttaatgaaaacttgaGATTGTTGTCATTGATCCTTTAAAGCCTGAATTCAGACCTCACCACTCAAATGGTTTAACAGTAGGGTAAATGCTTCTGAGCATGACCACTTCAGTGTTAAATGTGAAATGCATTCATactcattttttcctctcttatctCCTGAAGGTGCTCTTACAGAGTGTTACGATGAACTGGGCAACCGGTACCAGCTTCCTGTCTACTGCCTCGCCCCACCTATCAACATGATAGAGGAGAAGGGTGACCTGGAGACTCTGGATATTCCAGATCCCCCACCCAATTCAGGGCACGAATGCCAGCTTCGTTTGCGCCTGTCCACAGGCAAAGACCTCAAACTCATGGTCCGCAGCATGGACACGGTGTACCACATGAAGAGGCGGCTGCACGCGGTGGAGGGAGTGGAGCCAGGCAGCCAGCGCTGGTTCTTCTCAGGCAGGCCACTGGCAGACAAAATGAAACTGGAGGAGCTGAAAATCCCAAAGGACTACGTGGTGCAAGTCATCGTGAGCCAGCCCTTAGCAAATCCCACCCCGGTGGAAAACTGATTTCTGCTTGTTTATTGATTCTTCTTCCCTCCGTCTCTGTCATGGGGTTTGTTTTCACTGCCCTCTCTTCTTTCGGTTTGTCCTGCTAATGGATTGGTTCCAAAAAATGACCAGCAAAAATTCCATCTGTGATGGAGATctgcaaaaacaaaacataaaaatgtaaactgGCCTTTGGAGTTTGCCTGATCATCATATTTAACACAactgcaggcagcacagggcaAGGGCaaaagaagggagagggaaggggaagggaaaagggagggggtaaaaagagggagggaagagattGTAGTTCACTTAAACAATACAAATATGTAATGATTCTTAAAACTGTAGGTGGTGTCCTGATCCATGGAGCCAGAGCAACAGAGAGcacttttttaaattaaactaatcAATTTATAAAATTTCACATCAGCACCACATACAGTTCAAGAATCACAGCTGCTCTGGGTAGGTCCCGTGCTGCCTGTTCACGGGGATCTGTTCTGGTTTGACCTAACTCACATGCTTTGCCCAGGCACAGCCAGCCCTGGGTAGCAGAGCTGCGCTGGCAGCTCGGTCTCCGTCCCATGCAGGCAGCTCTCGGTGATGCTCAGACCAAGCAATTGTACATTCCAAGATGGCAACACAGTCCTGTGCCATTGCTGGCTCCCGAGCTGGGAACGCAGCCCACCGGAGCCTTAGGCAATAACTTAGTCAATGTATACTTTCATGTACTGTACTGTAACTTACTTGCTACAAGACTGACTTAGCCTGACGTTTACTGGCTGACTGGCACCTGAGTACGTGCCTGCTGAATTATTATATATCACTCAGATGATGAAAACAAGCTTTGATCAGGCTAGCTAAGGTGAGTGATGCGCTGGTCTGTGCTTAAGCGTTAGGTGCATCACCTTTGTCAAATGGCACCAGTGTAATAGGTCCAGGTTAAACTGCAGTTAGATGCAATGGATTGCAACTTCCCCTGCTAAGTTCCTAGAGGGCACAAAGCTTGGAAGATGGTAAGGAGGACATGACAGCATATGGTTTTCAGCTTTTTGTGTGAGTGTCATCTGAAGCAGTGGCCAGTCTTCTAGCTCTGGTGACTCCCCAGCCAGGGCAACTGGAGGCACCCTCACTGACACACACCCACAGCTCAGAGCGTGATGGTGGTGTTTCACAGCCAGTGCTTTCCCTTCAGAATGTAAGAGGAGCCCTTTCAGCAAATGACAAATCCTTTTGTAGACTCAAAAATCTGAATCAGAGCatattgggggggtggggaatcTAATTGTTTGTTTCCTCAGTTAAGAGATGCTCTCTGTGTTCCTTTGGCTACTCTGCACCCCTGTCTGGTAATGCCTTTGTGTGAGATCAAATGCCCTGTTCCTTTTAAATGTGATTTCTAGTTTACTTGTTTTTTCAGCCATCATCGAAATGACCTCAATTCTTCCCAAGTCAAATGTGCTATTCAGGTATGAATAGCATATTTTTATTGGTTTCTGTCTTCCCTCTTTGGTCTAAATGGTTTAAAGCTACAGTTGTTCCAGCTCTTTCTTGTCTGCTAGTGAAACTGGTGGGTTACACTGACAATTTTAAACTTTACTCCTTCATTAATTCCACAGAACTCAGTTTCTTGGACTCGAAGGGAGTTCTTGCTCCGTGAGCATCAGCGTAGAGCCAGAATGAGCAGAGGTCACTTGTAGAACAACATGAGTCTTTCCCAGCAGGTGGAAGCAGGCACACAAGTTACCTTGATGGTTGCAAAACAGATCCACAGTTTATATGCATTTCCCTGAATGCATATAAAATAACTTgaattattatatataataacCTGAAATAAATATATCTTTCTTTTTGGTCCCCATGTTGTATTAAGCCTATGGTTTTTTGACAGCTCCTACTTTGGTACAGGATGAATGAAGTGCAGTGGCAGAGCTGTATAAAGGAAAATTAGTTCCCTGTTCTCCTAAACACCAAAGTGacttggttttttttgtttgtttgtttgtttgtttttaaagataaaatcaaAGCTGATAAATACTAATCTATAAAAAATTTTCTattgtggagtttttttaagaCAGACATGATTTACTATACTGAGTTTTTGCAGCCAGATCTTTTGCattccagaggggaaaaaaatacttgatATATAAACAGCTAAAAAATCTCTTGGGTTTTCCCTGGGCGAAGGATGGTTTTGTGCCAGAAAGACACTACTTGTTTTGTAAGGGATAACTTACCTCTCTGTATAAATGGTTTTTACAATGTCATTTCCCTGCAGTCTGTTCTGGAAGCGGAGAAATTCATGATAGATTAAGGAGGAGCAAACCAGGGTGACAGTTCTGTAACTGTGAATACTAAAACACTACTTTTTCTCTATGATacattttgttgatttttttttttttctatttttgattCAGGCCATTGTCACCATGTACTGTTTTTGAAATTACAGTGTGTAGGGTCTGGGAGGgctccttctttccctctccccccttAGCTGTAAAAGGTTCAGTTTTATTACGCCGTAATAGATGACTATGTTTTATACTGATTGCTTTTTATGTTAGGGAGCAAGGTGATGATCTGAAGGCCACGTCATAAGTGGGCTTTCAGTAGAACAGAGAATTGGTTCATGAAAATACTCTTTTCTCTAACAGCCTTCCTCCCCTTCCTGTCCCTTAAGCACGTATCTAAAACAAAAAGTTCAATG
This genomic interval from Athene noctua chromosome 12, bAthNoc1.hap1.1, whole genome shotgun sequence contains the following:
- the UBTD2 gene encoding ubiquitin domain-containing protein 2, with protein sequence MGGCVGSHHDSSGSLNENSDGTGVALGRNQPLKKEKPKWKSDYPMTDGQLRSKRDEFWDTAPAFEGRKEIWDALKAAAHAFESNDHELAQAIIDGANITLPHGALTECYDELGNRYQLPVYCLAPPINMIEEKGDLETLDIPDPPPNSGHECQLRLRLSTGKDLKLMVRSMDTVYHMKRRLHAVEGVEPGSQRWFFSGRPLADKMKLEELKIPKDYVVQVIVSQPLANPTPVEN